Below is a window of Geminocystis sp. M7585_C2015_104 DNA.
GCAGGGATTATACTTCCCAATGGCAGTATGTATTTGGAATCGACATGGGGAAAATAATGAGCTTACCTAATAATGACAGTAGATACACAGATTTGACGTCGTGGGGGGAGGTGAGGATTTCATTTTACTGCTAAATACCAGGGATTCGGGGTTATTTCCATTACTTATTCGCTGACAAAAGGCTGTCTATCAGGAAGAATAACGATAACGATAATAGGCTGCACAAGCGCCTTCGGAGGAGACCATTGGCGCGCCTAGGGGATTTTCCGGAGTGCATTTTAATCCAAATGCTTCACATTGATATGGTTTTTTTATTCCTTGCAAAATTTCGCCTCCAATGCAAGGATTATCATCCCAATGGGGTTCAATTTCAGGAGATATGCCAAACTTTAATATACAGTCAAATGAGGCATAATCTTTCCTCAGTTTCAAACCACTGTTGGGAATTATTCCTATACCCCGCCAGTTATAATCACTTGTTTCAAACACCTCTTCTACTATTTTTTTTGCCAGGATATTTCCCTCTTTTTTCACGCATCTTCTGTACTGATTTTCCACCCTATAAGTTTTATTTTCCAGTTGCTGGATACACATGTAAATCCCCTGTATAATATCCAGAGGCTCAAAACCAGTCACGACTATTGGGATTTTATATTCATGACATATAGACTCGTATTCATGATAACCCCTGACAGTACAAACGTGTCCTGCCGCTAAAAAACCCTGAATTTTACACTGGGGGGAAGATAAAATTGCCCTCATGGCCGGTGGCACTAAAACATGAGAAACTAGAAGAGAAAAATTGGTTATCCCCTGTCTTTTTGCCTGATATACAGTCATGGCGGTGGTGGGGGCGGTAGTTTCAAATCCTACAGCTAAAAATACGACCTCCCTATGAGGGTTTTCCCTGGCAATTTTAAGACTGTCTAGAGGGGAATAAAGAATACGAATATCCCCCCCTTTCCCCTTGACAGAAAGCAAATCCGTTTTACTCCCTGGCACTCTTAACATATCACCAAAGGAGCATAAAATCACATTTTCCTGGGAGGCTATTGACACGGCTATGTCTATTATGCGAACATCAGTTACACATACGGGACAACCAGGACCGTGTATTAACGAGATTTCGGGGGGCAGCAGCTGATCTAATCCGTATTTTAGGATAGAATGAGTTTGTCCTCCACAAACCTCCATAATTTGCCATGGTTGAGTAATAATTTCCTGGATAGCCTGGCGATATTTTTCTACTAGGGTATTCTGACGATATTCGTCTACAAATCTCATTGGCTTACCCGTTTTTTTGTTATAGTTTTTGCTTATCCTATAAACAAGTAGGGACACTACTAAGTATAATGGAGGAACATGGAGAGGGAAAAAAATTTTATTCTCAACTGCCCCTTGCCTATAGATAAATACACACATGTTTTAATGGCCCACGGTGGAGGGGGCAAGTTAATGCATCAGTTAATTGAGCAACTTTTTTTGGCCAGTTTTCCCCCGCCAAATTCAGTGACTCATGATTCTGTAACCTTAAATTTTAACGGAAAGAAGATGGCCTTCACCACCGATTCCTACGTGGTAAATCCCCTTTTTTTTCCAGGAGGGGATATTGGATTGATGGCAGTATATGGCACAGTTAATGATTTGGCAATGGTGGGGGCTAAACCTTTATACTTGAGTTTGGGTCTTATAATAGAAGAGGGATTATCCATTGATACTCTATGGAAAATAGTAAAATCCATTAAGCAGGCGGCGGAAATTTGTCAAGTGAGTATCGTGACAGGAGACACCAAGGTAGTAGAAAAAGGCAAGGGAGACGGGATATTTATAAATACCAGTGGCGTGGGAATTATTGAACACAATTTAGAGATAAATCCCCTGGCAATTCAGGAAGAGGATGTGATTATTTTGAGTGGGGATATTGGTAGACATGGAATTGCCATCATGGCGGTAAGGGAAGCATTAGAATTTGAAACCAGTATCGAAAGTGATTGCGCGCCCCTGCATTATACTGTTTTAGAGCTCATCAAGGAGGGTATAGAAATCCACTGTTTGCGCGACTTAACAAGAGGTGGGTTGGCTTCTGCTTTGAATGAAATAGCCATAGCCGGTAAATGGGAAATGACTATAGAAGAAGACTCTATCATAGTAACAGAAGAAGTAAAAGGCGCCTGTGAGATTCTAGGATTTGATGCTTTATATGTAGCCAATGAGGGGAGATTTGTTGTGTTTACCCCAGAAAAATTTGCTGAGAAAACTCTGTCCATATTGCAAAAAGAAAACCCCCACGCTAGGATTATTGGGAGGGTGAAAAAGGCTCACAGGGGGGTAGTGGTTTTAAATACGGTTATGGGAAGTAAAAGAGTCATTGATATGCTCTCAGGAGAACAATTGCCGAGAATCTGTTAAAATGCTATAGTGCCGATTATGGTACTTAAAAAATCCTAGAAGGAGACTTAGTCACCGTTGCCTAGTTTTAAAACCAGCCGGGTATTTATTTTACTCTGCCTTTCTCAAAACACCTTTTCCTGCCCTTATCGTCATAATAACAGGGGAGACTAGTTTGAACATAATCCTGTAATTCGTGGTTTGGCGGCTGATAGGGGGGCATGTCGTCGACAAAAGCAGCCACGCAAATACCAACGCCGATTATACCCTATTTGTTATGTAATCAATAAATTCCTATAACACTTACTTAACATAAGTTAACACGCACCCGGTAATTGTAATTTTTTGTTTCAACGAACCCTAAACACAACACTGATTTTGTTAGGGAGAATAAGAAGGAAAATGATTGCACTATAGAGTCAGCCTAGAGAGAGGAAAAACAAAAAATTTTCCGGGGATGTTTCCCAGCCTGTGGAAAGGGAAACAAAGAGGAGGGACTGTGGAAATATCCCCCATAAAAGCTATAGAATGGAAAAGATAGTTAGAACTCCACAACTATGAGCAATAATGAGTTAAAAGCCTTGGCAAAAGAGGTAAAAACCCAATTTACCATCCTGGGCAGCATTGTGGCAGTTTTCTGGTTTGTGCACATTATCAATGCCACTTTTTTTAACTACCGTCTCAATTATTATGGCATCTCCCCCAGAAATTTAACAGGATTAAGGGGTGTGGTTTTCGCACCATTTTTACACGGAGATTATTTTCATCTTCTTGCCAACACTACCCCCTTTCTGATACTAGGTTTTTTATGCATGCTAAGGGAGACTAGCGACTTCTTTGTTGTGAGTCTATTGTCCATGCTAACTAGTGGTTTGGGGGTTTGGCTTTTTTCGCCAAGATATTCTATCACAGTAGGGGCAAGTGGCGTTATTTTCGGCTACCTTGGCTTTCTGCTGTTTAGGGGTTTATTCAAAAAAAACATTCCTTCCATTGCTGTGTCTTTAATGGTATTTTTCCTCTACGGTAGCATGATTTGGGGGGTACTACCCTCTTCCCCCTATATATCTTGGCAAGGGCATTTTTTCGGCTTCCTCGGTGGTGTATTAGCCGCCAAATTACTTCCTAGCAAATAACTGTTTTTGATTAAAATGTTTACGGGATTAATACAGGCAAAAGGCACAATAAAATTACTGGGAAACAATCTCTACCAGGTAGCAGTGGAGGAAGACAAGAGGGAAACTATCACTGCCGATTTAGCAATAGGGGATAGTGTTGCAGTAGATGGAATTTGTCTAACAGTGGAAGAGATAACCACCACTGGCTTTACTGCCACCGCCTCCCCTGAAACCCTAAAACGCACCACCCTAAGTCAAACTAGCATGAGAGGCAAGATTGTCAATCTAGAAACCTCCTTAAGAGTCGGGAGTAAGATTGGTGGACATTTTGTCAGTGGACACGTAGACGGTATTGGCAGTTTAGCACAATCTGTCAAAAAACAGCAATCCTGGGAGATGACTTTTACACCCCCCACCAGTCTACAAAAACAGTGGCAAACACACATTGCCCCCTATATAGTTTTCAAGGGGAGTATCGCTGTCAATGGCATTAGTCTCACTATAGCCGACTGTGACGAAGGAGGCAGTTGGTTTACTGTGGCAGTAATACCTCACACCTACTTTCAAACTAATCTTTCCCTTCTGCAACCTGGTGACTGGGTAAATTTAGAAACAGACATCCTGGCCAAGTATGTAAGTAGATTTCTCCGTCATTGCCCCCAACAGGATTCCCCTATCTCCACTGACATCACCCGGGAATTCTTGTTAGAAAATGGTTATATTAACTCCCTTTTTTAACTCTCAATGTCTTTTCCGCCAAACCCGCTGATTTCTTGTATTCTAACCCACCATCTCTTGGAAAATAATCCTCATAATTTTCCCGCAACAAGCTAGAATTACAGAGAGCAAGGGGAAAGTTTTAAGAAATATTAAATGCCTATTGATTTTTGTGGTTTTAAAGGAGTATAATGAGGCGGTGAGGAGATACAAGAAAAGGGAAAAATCATAGGAGGAAAAAGAAAAAAGGGGGGAGAGGGGAAAATAACAGGAGCAGGAGGAGAAAGGGGAGGTGGAAATAACAAGAAAAGCTCACATTTGGCCGGGAGGAGACTGCCTAGACACCGGGAATAGTGTAAAATATATCTACGCCACCTCAGGAGGAAACAGACAAGGCCGGGAGGGGTAAAACAAAACAATATTGCCCATCAAGACAAGACCAGACATTTCCGACTATTGTGCAATAGGATAACCAGTAGCAATATGCAAAGTCAAGAGCTGATGAGAAAATACTGTGCCAAAGAAGAAGCTATAACCTTTCAAGGACAACCCTGGTTAACAAAAGAAAGAGATGCCTGTGGTGTGGGGTTGATAGCCTATCTGGAAAACCGTCAATCCCATGAACTGGTAGAGAAGGCACTAAAAGCCCTACAATGCATGGAACACAGAGGGGCCTGCGGTGCAGACAGGGACACCGGCGATGGCTCAGGCATCATGACGGGCATCCCCGTGGACATATTTAAGCCCTGGTTTGCAGAAAACAATGTGGAAATGCCCCCCGTAGGAAAATGGGCAGTGGGAATGGTGTTTCTGCCTCGGGATGAGGAAAGGGCGGCAGAAGGGCGCCAATATGTGGAAGAAATGGTAGCTAGGGAAAAACTTATCACCCTGGGGTGGCGAAAAGTTCCCATAAACCCCGAAGTGTTGGGAAAACAAGCTAAATCCACCCTCCCCAAAATCGAACAGATTATAGTCACCTCCCCGGATGGCAGCCAAGGAGATGAACTGGAAAAACGCCTGTATATAGCAAGATCTCGTGTAGGCAAGAGACTAACTGACGACTTCTACATCTGCTCCTTCTCCAGCCGCACTATCGTATATAAGGGGCTAGTAAGGGGAGAGGTATTAGGAAAATTCTACCAAGACCTGAGCAACCCTGCCTACACCAGCCGCTGGGCAGTATTCCACCGCCGCTTCAGCACTAACACAGTGCCCAAATGGCCCTTCGCTCAACCCATGCGTCTGATAGGCCATAACGGCGAAATTAACACCCTTTTGGGGAATATCAACTGGATGAAGGTACGAGAGGCCAACATGGAATTGCCCGGCTGGACAGAGGAGGAATTGGAAGGCACTACCCCCATCGTCAATACCCTCAACAGCGACTCCTATAACCTGGATAGTACCCTGGAACTACTGGTGAGAACGGGGCGTAGTATTCCAGAGGCCCTCATGATCCTCATCCCGGAGGCCTACCAAAACCAGCCGGAACTGGAAAAATACCCCGAAATAGTAGACTTCTACGAGTACTATAGCGGTTTGATGGAAGCCTGGGATGGCCCCGCCTTACTGGCCTTCAGCGAAGGGAAAACAGTTGGAGCCTGTTTGGACCGCAACGGACTACGGCCTGCCCGCTATGCTATCACCCGCGACGGCTGTGTGGTGGTGGCCTCAGAAGCCGGAGTTGTACCCCTGCCCGAGGCAGAAATCATCGAAAAGGGTAAACTGGGTCCCGGGCAAATGATTGTAGTAGACTTGGAAAACAATGTATTACTAAAAAACTGGGAAATAAAACAAAAAATAGCAGCAGCAAAACCCTACGGCCAATGGCTGAAACAATATCGTCGTCGTTTGTCCCTATCCCCTTTCACCCCCACCCAGTCCAGACGGGCGGAAGAGGAACTAGTGCGCCTCCAAACCTCCTTTGGCTACAGTGCCGAAGATTTAGAAATGATTATCATCCCCATGGCGTTGGAAGGAAAAGAGCCTACCTTCTGTATGGGAGATGATATACCCCTGGCAGTATTGTCAGATAAACCTCGTCTTTTGTACGACTACTTCAAGCAACGCTTCGCTCAGGTGACAAATCCGGCTATTGACCCCCTGCGGGAAAGTCTAGTAATGTCGTTGGAAATGCATCTGGGATCCAGGGGGAATCTATTAGACGTTCAGCCAGAAAGTGCCCACACCCTCGTTATACCATCCCCTGTATTGTCTGATGCTGACCTGGAGGCGTTAAAACAACAGTCGGAATTCCCCTGTAAACAATTGTCCACCCTTTTCCCCATCGCCGATGGTCCTGAGGGCTTCAAAGCCTCCCTGGCAAGACTGGGTGAAGAAGCTACAAGGGCAGTAGAAGAAGGCTATCAAATTCTCATCCTCAGTGACAGGGTGGGACAAATCGGCACTGAGTACTCCTATATACCACCCCTGTTGGCAGTAGGGGCAGTCCACCACCACCTCATCAGAGAGGGATTACGTCTTAAAACCTCCCTCATAGTAGATACCGCCCAGTGTTGGAGCACCCACCACTTTGCCTGTCTCATCGGCTATGGGGCATCGGCCGTATGCCCCTATCTCACCTGGGAAACTATCGCCGCCTGGTGGCATGACGGCAAAACCCGGAAACTCATGGAAAATGGGAAAATCGAGGCCATCAGCGAGGTGGAGGCCTTCCAACGCTACCGCAAGGCAGTAGAGGCAGGCTTACTGAAAATCCTCTCGAAAATGGGCATCTCCCTCCTCTCCTCCTACCATGGAGCGCAGATTTTTGAGTGTATTGGATTAGGCCCTGATGTGATAGACTTGGCCTTTGAAGGCACCACTAGCCGTGTGGGGGGCCTAAGTCTGGCAGAAGTGGCCAACGAGGTTATCTCCTTCCACCAAAGGGCTTTCCCTGAATTACAAGCCAAAAAGCTAGAAAACTACGGCTATATCAACTACAAAAAAGGCGGCGAATACCACATGAATTCCCCCGAAATGGCCAAACTGCTACACGAGGCAGTGAGGGCCTATGGCACTCAGAAGGGCTATGACCATTATGAATGGTATCGTCGCTATCTAGAAGAGCGCCCCGCTACCGCCCTCCGGGATTTGTTGGAGTTCAAGTCTGACAGGCAACCTATCCCCCTAGAAGAGGTGGAACCGATAGAAAACATTCTCCCCCGCTTCTGCACCGGCGGCATGTCTCTGGGGGCATTGAGTCAAGAAGCCCATGAGACCCTGGCCATCGCTATGAATCGCATCGGTGGTAAGTCTAACTCCGGCGAGGGGGGAGAAGACCCTAAACGCTACCATATAATCAACGATGTGGATGAAAATGGCTATAGCCCCTCTTTTCCCCACCTAAAAGGACTTAAAAACGGCGACTGTGCCTCCTCCGCCATCAAACAAATAGCCTCCGGCCGTTTCGGTGTAACCCCAGAATACCTCATTAATGCTGAACAGCTGGAAATCAAAATAGCCCAAGGGGCAAAACCAGGGGAAGGTGGCCAGTTACCGGGCAAGAAGGTAAGCGAGTATATCGCTATGTTACGACGCTCTAAACCCGGTGTCACCCTCATCTCCCCCCCACCCCACCACGACATCTACTCCATCGAAGACTTGGCCCAACTCATCTACGATTTACACCAAATTAACCCCACCGCCAAGGTATCCGTCAAACTGGTAGCCTCCGTAGGAATTGGCACTATCGCCGCCGGGGTGGCCAAAGCCAACGCCGATATCATCCAAATCTCCGGTCATGACGGCGGCACAGGCGCATCCCCCCTCAGCTCCATCAAACATGCCGGCAGCCCCTGGGAATTGGGTCTAACTGAAGTACATCGTACTCTCATTGAAAACCAACTGAGGGACCGGGTAATCCTGCGAGTAGATGGGGGATTGCGTACTGGTTGGGATGTGGTTATGGCCGCCCTCATGGGAGCCGAAGAATACGGCTTTGGCAGCATCGCCATGATCGCCGAGGGCTGTATTATGGCAAGGGTGTGTCATACTAATCAGTGTCCAGTAGGGGTGGCAACCCAGGAGGAACGTCTTCGTAAGCGCTTCCCAGGCGTGCCCCAGGATGTTGTCAATTTCTTCTACCTCATCGCCGAGGAAATACGTTCTATCTTGGCCAAGTTGGGGTATCGTAGTCTCGATGAAATAATAGGTCGTGCAGACCTACTTCAGTACCGTCAATCGGTGAAACTGGCCAAAACTTCCTCCCTCAATCTGGACTGCCTACTCCAGCTGCCAGATGTGAAGCACCAGCGCGAGTGGTTAAATCATGGCCCAGCCCACAGTAATGGTCATGTATTAGACGATGATATACTTGCCGACGCCGACATCCAAGATGCCATCGAAAATCACGGCACTGTCACTAAGCATATTAAGATTGTAAATACAGACCGCTCTGTGGGGGCAAGAATAGCCGGTGTCATCGCCCGCAAATACGGAGATACTGGCTTTTTGGGTAACATACAGTTGAGGTTCAAAGGTACTGCGGGGCAGAGTTTCGGCGCCTTCAACATCCAGGGAGTACACCTGTATCTGGAAGGGGAAGCCAATGACTATGTGGGCAAGGGCATGAATGGTGGCGAGATTGTCATTGTGCCCCCCGCCGAAGCCACCATAGCCCCCGAAGACAACGTCATCCTCGGTAATACCTGTCTCTATGGTGCTACCGGTGGCTGTCTCTATGCCAATGGCCGTGCTGGTGAACGTTTTGCTGTCCGTAATTCCAAGGCTACAGCCGTAATCGAGGGAGCCGGCGATCACTGTTGTGAATACATGACTGGTGGCGTGGTGGTGGTTTTAGGCTCTGTAGGACGGAATGTAGGGGCAGGTATGACAGGGGGCTTGGCATACTTCCTGGATGAAGAGGGCAATTTCCCCGCCTTCGTAAACCCCGAAATCGTCAAAATCCAGCGGATTTGCACCCCCGCCGCCGAGGCCCAATTAAAACAATTAATTGCTAATCACGTTCAAAAGACTGGCAGCAGAAAGGGTAAATTGATTCTAGATAATTGGGATGAGTATCTGCCAAGATTCTGGCAGGTGTATCCGCCATCCGAGGCCGATAGCCCTGAGGTTAAGCCTCAAAAACAACTGACTGTTGTCTAGTTTTTCCTTCAAGCTGGGTTACTTTTACCCGGTGATCCAGCTTTTTTTTTATTTAAAAATGTGGAATAATTCTGCCTTATTCATGTTAGCCGACCCAGAGAATTGACCATGATTTCGAGAGATAAAGTTTAGGGAATAAGTGAGGGGAAATTTATAATTGGGGAAGCAGAGAAACCTCCCTGTCTAAAGCCTCCTTTAAGGCAGCAGTAAGACGAATACTAGTCTGGCGAGGAGTGTCTGCTAAGTAGTAACTCACCCTCAAACCCCTGCCTACCCTCACCCACACCCGACAACCACGACGGGGAATGGCCTCACTATACCTGATGGCAACGGGTAGTATTTTTAAGTCCACCTCTGGATAATTCATAGCCACCTCCGCCGCCACCTTCCCCAATCCCCTTTTTAAAGGTTGTACTTCGGATGTACGGAAAATGCCACCCTCTGGGAAAATTACTACCATCTCCCCCCTTGTCAGCAACTCATAGGTGTGGGTAAGACTACTTAATTCCGGACGCTCTGTATTTACAGGAAATCCCCCCAGACGCCGAATAAACCACCCCTGTATCCCCTTCATCTCATTAGCAGACACCATAAAGTGGGGATCTCTTCCACTTACTAGTCTTCCAGTGGCATATGGTACTATTAAAGCATCCCAACGAGAGCGATGGGTAGGCGCCACAATAACTGCCCCCTCTTTGGGTACATTTTCTTTTCCTTCTACTACAATCTCCTTGAAGAAAAAAGGAAAAACAAGCCCTCTTATCAGGGGATAGGCAATCCTTACCAGCCACGGTGACACCCGTGAGGTTAATGGTGACTTGTCTTGACTCCCTTGGACTGTTTCTGTAACCATCTTAACAGGCCTCAACAAAACCTCCTATTCCCAGTGAAAACCATTTGTCCCTCTTTTTGCCACCTGATTAGGACACTTTTGCCACTGTTACAGGAAAGTGTCACCCCCCATACCACCTTCAATGGTTAATCCTCTGTAAATAACTTTGGTAGGTGTTTTGTAACAACATGGCTACAGTCATAGGACCAACTCCCCCGGGTACAGGTGTAATATAACTTGCTACCTCCTTTACCTCGTCAAAGGCTACATCACCTACCAAACGCCCATCAACCCGATTAATACCCACATCGATGACTACAGCACCAGGTTTTACCATCTCGGCAGTGATTAATCCCGGTTTGCCTACCGCCGCCACTAGAATATCCGCCTCCCTTGTCACCGCCGCCAAATCCGCTGTGCGAGAATGGGCAATAGTCACAGTGGCATTTTTTTCCAACAACATCAAGGCTAACGGCTTGCCTACCAAAATGCTTCTGCCTACCACCACTGCCCTTTTCCCCTCTATTGGTATATCATATTCCCGCAACAATTCCATCACACCAGCTGGGGTACAACTCCTTATCCCCCTCTCCCCTCGCACTAGTTTGCCCAAATTGACTGGATGTAGACCGTCAGCGTCCTTGTCCGGGGTGATATTATGTAATAGGGCTACTGCGTCTAAATGGTTTGGCAAAGGTAATTGTACCAGAATGCCATCTACTCGCTCATCTTCATTTAACTGTCGGATAACGGCAATCAATTTTTCTTGAGAGGTTTCTGTGGGAAAATGTTTGCCGAAAGACACCATCCCCACCCCCTGGCAAGCCCTTTCTTTATTCCTCACATACACCGCACTAGCCGGGTTGTCCCCTACCATTAATACTGCTAAACCTGGGGGCCTTTTTTTCTTTTCTATTTGGCTTTGAATCTCCTCCCGTAGGCTGCTTTCAATCTTTTTGGCTAAACCCTTTCCATCTAAAATCTTGGCTGTCATGTTACTATTATTGGTTGAACTGTCTGCAAAAATACACTGTCAAAAAATTATAGGGTTAATTAGGAACAAATTCCATGACATACAATTGATTTTTATGAATAGTCTTTACGCCAGCCTCCTCTCTTTTTCTTTAGTAACCGCCACTGGCTGTCACCCAGTCAATGGGGGATTAGTCACACCCGTCTTTTCCATACAGGAAATAAAACAGCAGGAAAACCTAAACCAGTTGGTGACCATAGAGGGTAAAATAGTCAAAACCGTACCCCTATTAAACTCTCAAGCCTATCAAATCCAAGACAACAGTAGCAGCATCTGGGTGGTAGTGGGCAACAAACTGCAATTTAACCCCGGCCAAACCGTAAGACTCCAGGGCAT
It encodes the following:
- the hypD gene encoding hydrogenase formation protein HypD, yielding MRFVDEYRQNTLVEKYRQAIQEIITQPWQIMEVCGGQTHSILKYGLDQLLPPEISLIHGPGCPVCVTDVRIIDIAVSIASQENVILCSFGDMLRVPGSKTDLLSVKGKGGDIRILYSPLDSLKIARENPHREVVFLAVGFETTAPTTAMTVYQAKRQGITNFSLLVSHVLVPPAMRAILSSPQCKIQGFLAAGHVCTVRGYHEYESICHEYKIPIVVTGFEPLDIIQGIYMCIQQLENKTYRVENQYRRCVKKEGNILAKKIVEEVFETSDYNWRGIGIIPNSGLKLRKDYASFDCILKFGISPEIEPHWDDNPCIGGEILQGIKKPYQCEAFGLKCTPENPLGAPMVSSEGACAAYYRYRYSS
- the hypE gene encoding hydrogenase expression/formation protein HypE, which gives rise to MEREKNFILNCPLPIDKYTHVLMAHGGGGKLMHQLIEQLFLASFPPPNSVTHDSVTLNFNGKKMAFTTDSYVVNPLFFPGGDIGLMAVYGTVNDLAMVGAKPLYLSLGLIIEEGLSIDTLWKIVKSIKQAAEICQVSIVTGDTKVVEKGKGDGIFINTSGVGIIEHNLEINPLAIQEEDVIILSGDIGRHGIAIMAVREALEFETSIESDCAPLHYTVLELIKEGIEIHCLRDLTRGGLASALNEIAIAGKWEMTIEEDSIIVTEEVKGACEILGFDALYVANEGRFVVFTPEKFAEKTLSILQKENPHARIIGRVKKAHRGVVVLNTVMGSKRVIDMLSGEQLPRIC
- a CDS encoding rhomboid family intramembrane serine protease, with the protein product MSNNELKALAKEVKTQFTILGSIVAVFWFVHIINATFFNYRLNYYGISPRNLTGLRGVVFAPFLHGDYFHLLANTTPFLILGFLCMLRETSDFFVVSLLSMLTSGLGVWLFSPRYSITVGASGVIFGYLGFLLFRGLFKKNIPSIAVSLMVFFLYGSMIWGVLPSSPYISWQGHFFGFLGGVLAAKLLPSK
- the ribE gene encoding riboflavin synthase, producing MFTGLIQAKGTIKLLGNNLYQVAVEEDKRETITADLAIGDSVAVDGICLTVEEITTTGFTATASPETLKRTTLSQTSMRGKIVNLETSLRVGSKIGGHFVSGHVDGIGSLAQSVKKQQSWEMTFTPPTSLQKQWQTHIAPYIVFKGSIAVNGISLTIADCDEGGSWFTVAVIPHTYFQTNLSLLQPGDWVNLETDILAKYVSRFLRHCPQQDSPISTDITREFLLENGYINSLF
- the gltB gene encoding glutamate synthase large subunit is translated as MQSQELMRKYCAKEEAITFQGQPWLTKERDACGVGLIAYLENRQSHELVEKALKALQCMEHRGACGADRDTGDGSGIMTGIPVDIFKPWFAENNVEMPPVGKWAVGMVFLPRDEERAAEGRQYVEEMVAREKLITLGWRKVPINPEVLGKQAKSTLPKIEQIIVTSPDGSQGDELEKRLYIARSRVGKRLTDDFYICSFSSRTIVYKGLVRGEVLGKFYQDLSNPAYTSRWAVFHRRFSTNTVPKWPFAQPMRLIGHNGEINTLLGNINWMKVREANMELPGWTEEELEGTTPIVNTLNSDSYNLDSTLELLVRTGRSIPEALMILIPEAYQNQPELEKYPEIVDFYEYYSGLMEAWDGPALLAFSEGKTVGACLDRNGLRPARYAITRDGCVVVASEAGVVPLPEAEIIEKGKLGPGQMIVVDLENNVLLKNWEIKQKIAAAKPYGQWLKQYRRRLSLSPFTPTQSRRAEEELVRLQTSFGYSAEDLEMIIIPMALEGKEPTFCMGDDIPLAVLSDKPRLLYDYFKQRFAQVTNPAIDPLRESLVMSLEMHLGSRGNLLDVQPESAHTLVIPSPVLSDADLEALKQQSEFPCKQLSTLFPIADGPEGFKASLARLGEEATRAVEEGYQILILSDRVGQIGTEYSYIPPLLAVGAVHHHLIREGLRLKTSLIVDTAQCWSTHHFACLIGYGASAVCPYLTWETIAAWWHDGKTRKLMENGKIEAISEVEAFQRYRKAVEAGLLKILSKMGISLLSSYHGAQIFECIGLGPDVIDLAFEGTTSRVGGLSLAEVANEVISFHQRAFPELQAKKLENYGYINYKKGGEYHMNSPEMAKLLHEAVRAYGTQKGYDHYEWYRRYLEERPATALRDLLEFKSDRQPIPLEEVEPIENILPRFCTGGMSLGALSQEAHETLAIAMNRIGGKSNSGEGGEDPKRYHIINDVDENGYSPSFPHLKGLKNGDCASSAIKQIASGRFGVTPEYLINAEQLEIKIAQGAKPGEGGQLPGKKVSEYIAMLRRSKPGVTLISPPPHHDIYSIEDLAQLIYDLHQINPTAKVSVKLVASVGIGTIAAGVAKANADIIQISGHDGGTGASPLSSIKHAGSPWELGLTEVHRTLIENQLRDRVILRVDGGLRTGWDVVMAALMGAEEYGFGSIAMIAEGCIMARVCHTNQCPVGVATQEERLRKRFPGVPQDVVNFFYLIAEEIRSILAKLGYRSLDEIIGRADLLQYRQSVKLAKTSSLNLDCLLQLPDVKHQREWLNHGPAHSNGHVLDDDILADADIQDAIENHGTVTKHIKIVNTDRSVGARIAGVIARKYGDTGFLGNIQLRFKGTAGQSFGAFNIQGVHLYLEGEANDYVGKGMNGGEIVIVPPAEATIAPEDNVILGNTCLYGATGGCLYANGRAGERFAVRNSKATAVIEGAGDHCCEYMTGGVVVVLGSVGRNVGAGMTGGLAYFLDEEGNFPAFVNPEIVKIQRICTPAAEAQLKQLIANHVQKTGSRKGKLILDNWDEYLPRFWQVYPPSEADSPEVKPQKQLTVV
- a CDS encoding 1-acyl-sn-glycerol-3-phosphate acyltransferase produces the protein MVTETVQGSQDKSPLTSRVSPWLVRIAYPLIRGLVFPFFFKEIVVEGKENVPKEGAVIVAPTHRSRWDALIVPYATGRLVSGRDPHFMVSANEMKGIQGWFIRRLGGFPVNTERPELSSLTHTYELLTRGEMVVIFPEGGIFRTSEVQPLKRGLGKVAAEVAMNYPEVDLKILPVAIRYSEAIPRRGCRVWVRVGRGLRVSYYLADTPRQTSIRLTAALKEALDREVSLLPQL
- the folD gene encoding bifunctional methylenetetrahydrofolate dehydrogenase/methenyltetrahydrofolate cyclohydrolase FolD produces the protein MTAKILDGKGLAKKIESSLREEIQSQIEKKKRPPGLAVLMVGDNPASAVYVRNKERACQGVGMVSFGKHFPTETSQEKLIAVIRQLNEDERVDGILVQLPLPNHLDAVALLHNITPDKDADGLHPVNLGKLVRGERGIRSCTPAGVMELLREYDIPIEGKRAVVVGRSILVGKPLALMLLEKNATVTIAHSRTADLAAVTREADILVAAVGKPGLITAEMVKPGAVVIDVGINRVDGRLVGDVAFDEVKEVASYITPVPGGVGPMTVAMLLQNTYQSYLQRINH